From Elusimicrobiota bacterium:
ATTCCTTTATAACGCCCATAATCATTACACGGATAGCTTTGATTTTGCTTTTGTAATACAGGAATTTGAGTATTTCAATGGGCCCCAGTTTACCGTTAAGTTTTTGTAAAACAAAGTTGTAGTTTGGAACGGCAATTAACATGCCTACCGGTTTGTCTTTTGAGAACGCTAAAAAAACCAGTTCAGCCACGATGAGTGATTTCAATTTTTCACACTGGCCGAAAAATTCTTTTTCTGTCCAGGGCACAAAACCCCAATTCTTTTCCCAGGCGTTGTTATAAATCGAATGTATGTTTTTCACTTCGTTGGAATAATCCTTTACATTTATGGTCCTTACGGTAATGTCCGGGTTGTGTTTTCTTACGGCCTGATTAATACGGTCCAGCCGCGCGCGCGGCGCATCTTTCTGGTCCATAAAATAGGCGTATAAATCTTTTGCTTTTTTCAGCCCGCACTTTTCCATAAGTTCAATATAATATTTCGGGTTGTGCGGCATCATCAGAAACGGCGGAGAATCGAAGCCCTCAAGCAAAAAGCCCATTTCATCATTTGTTGAAGGAGCTGTAGGGCCCATCATCTTAACCATGCCTTTTTCTTTAAGCCATTTTGCTACAGTGCCAAGCATTTCTTTAGCTACGCTGACATCGTTTATACATTCAAAAAAAGCAAAAAAACCGGCCTTTTCTTCCTGGAATTCAATATAATTACGGTCTATGATTCCCGCTATTCTGCCGACAACCTGTCCGTCATCCATCTCGGCAAGAAAATATTTGCCTTCGGCGTGTTCCCAGAAAGGATTTTTCTTAGGGTTCAACAGGGCCTGCATGTCCCCAATTAACTGCGGCACCCAATGGAGGTCAGTTTTGTAGACTTTCCAGGGGAATTTTATGAATTTCATCAAATCATGTTTGTTTTCAACTGTTTTAATTTTCATTTACCGAACCTCCAGAATAAATTTTTCATCCATTTTTTTGAGCCGGCGCTTATTTCTTTTGAGCCTATTTTTAAGCCTTTAAAACCCTTGAAAAGTTTTTCTTTCGGGATTTTATCAGTTGCTTTTCTTGGTTTATAGGTTCCGCTGATTATTCCCATATGTTTACCGACTTTTTCAAATGCATTTAATACACGATCCAGATGCTCATCTGTATGGATTGCCATATAACTGGTCCTGATTATGGCTTCACCTTCCGGTACTGCCGGGCTGATAACCGGCGAGCAGAAAACGCCTTCATCATAAAGAAGCCGCCACATCTGGAGGGCTTTCATATTATCGCCTACATGGATTGGTATAATCGGCGTGGTGCTGTCTTTTGTATTAAAACCCAGGGCTTTAAAACCATCGAGCATTTTGCGGGTGTTTTCCCAAAGTTTTTCTCTTCTTTCCGGCTCCTGCTGGATAATATCGAGTGATGCATCAATAGCCGCTACCTGCGCGGCCGGCAGGCTTGCCGTAAATATAAGAGACCTGGCAGAATGTTTGATGTAATGGATGACTTCTTCGCGTGCCACTATAAATCCGCCGATGGATGCAAGTGATTTTGATGCCGTTACCATAATAATATCCGGCTCAGGTTCAAGGTTGAAATGTTCTGCGGTTCCCTTGCCATTTTTGCCTAACACGCCGAGTGAATGGGCATCGTCTACCATAACCCTGGCGTTATATATTTTTCCGAGTTTTACTATTTCCGGGAGGTTGCAAATATCCCCCTCCATGCTGAATATGCCGTCAACAACAATAAGCTTGGGAGTGTCGCGGAATTTCGAAAGAAGCCGTTCCAGGTCATCCATATTATTATGGCGGAATCTTAACATCTGCCCAAATGACAGCCGGCATCCGTCGATTATTGAAGCATGGTCAAGTTTATCCGTAATTACATATTCCCCTTTTGTAACGAGCGTTGAAATTGCTCCTAAATTAGAATGATGCCCGGTAGTGAAAAGAAGCGCCGCTTCTTTGCCGATAAATTTTGCGAACTTTTTTTCAACTTTTTCATGCAGATCTGTGTTCCCGCTTAAAAATCTTGAACCAGTACAGCTTGTTCCGTATTTTTTTATAGCGTTAATAGCGGATTCAATGACTTTTGGGTGTTGGGTTATTCCCAGGTAATTATTTGAACAGCAGATTATCTTTTTTTCGCCGTTAATAAGAACTTCCGGTCCCTGGGCAGTTTCAATTTTGTGAAAATACGGATAACACCCGGAGGCCATAACTTCGCGGGCGGTTGTGAATTTCAGGCATTTGTTAAAAAGGTCAGACATTCTTTCCCCTTTAATACCCCATGTCACGCGCTAAGAAGCGTATGGGGTACATTTCCTTATTATTTCAGCACCAAAATCTAAAGGTATTGATTTTGGTATTTCGTCCTACTCAGCCATTTATTTTGAATGTACCAATTATATGTAATTTTAGCTCCGTTTGCAAGTGAAGTAAAAGTGAAGTTAAAATCTTGTTCAGTTTTTGAACTATCACCCAGCCAGTATTGCTGGCAGAATTCTTTGATTTTGTCCCTATTAAAAGGAGATGCTTCATTTCTTATAAGCCTCATAGCAGTTTCGGATGTAATCGCTGCAAATTTTATGAACCAGGCCGGTAATGTGAAAATGAGAACCTTTTTACCAATTGCTTCGCCTATTATTTTCCCAATCTCATGCCAGGAATAATGCTGTTTTTGCGCAAGGAAATAAATATTACTTTTGAATTCATTTTTTGTCAGTATCAAATTGCAGATTTCTATGAGGTCACTGATAAAAAGCAATTGAACATAACAATTTTTCCTCCCGGTAAGAATAGGAAAAAATCCTTTCGAAGCCATCTGGAAAAAAGTAAAAATATCTTTATCGTAAGGGCCGTATATGGCCGCCGGCCTCAAAATCGTAACCGGGATTTTATCCTTGAATTTCAGTACTTCGCGTTCCCCCATCATTTTGCTCCTGCCGTAATCGGAAACAGGACCGCAAAGGCCGTTCGGGTCTTTTGGATCTTCCAGATTTATGCACGGCCCCATAGCCGCCTGAGATGAAACATAAACAAAACGTTTTATCGAAGGGTTGTATTTGTGAACAGCTTCAATCAGGTTTTTTGTACCGGTTTGGTTTATATCATATAAAGTTTTAATGTTTTTTGCGCGAAGGGCCCCGGCGCAGTGGAAAACAAAATCAATATCTTTGACTGCCTTTGTTAAAGAAGCAGGGTCAGCTATATTTCCGTACCGGATTTCAACAGGAATATTTTTAATTTCCGACAGGTTCTTATGTATCAGGCAACGTACAGAATGTCCGCCGGCTACGAATTTTTGCGCGAGATTAGTGCCTACAAACCCATTTGCGCCGGTAATTAGTATTCTTGACATAATTTAAGGTATTTATTTCCTCCGGTATGCCTGAAGGAAGGAATCACAATAAATGTTTTTCCCGGAAAGAAGTTCTGCAGTTATCATTGCATCCATAAGGTCTTTATCCAAAGGGTTAACTATGGCGGCATCAAGCCCTGATGCAATTGCCATTACAAGAAATGTCCTGTCTATAAGCTGCCTTACATTTGTCCCCTGGGAGACGTTTGAAAGGCCTAAGATTGTTTTTGGAGAAGGGTCGCAGAGCAATTTTGTCTGTTTTATAGTTTCCAAAACCGCAGGTGCATGCTGTTGCGCTACATTTACCGGCAGTATTACGGCATCTATGTAAAGATTTGAAGGGTCTATTTCAAACTCCATGGCTTTTGCCATTATATTAGCCGCTATTTCTAACCTGCCTTCAGCATGGTTGGGTATTCCTGCTTTATCGATGGTGAGCGCTATTATTTTTGAATTATGTTTTTTTGCCATGGGCAGAAAAATGTTAAGTTTTTCTTCCTCGCCTGTCGTAGAGTTTAAAAAGCAGTTTTCGCCGGCCAGGCTTAATCCTTTATCCATAACGTCGGCTTTTGTGGTATCAACCGCCAATGGGGCTTTAGTTACTTCCCGTATTGTATTTATAAGCCAAACCATGTCGTTAAGCTGGTCAGCTGACGCAGGGCCAACATTTACATCTAGTACATCCGCGCCGGATTCAAGCTGTTTTTTTACTATATCCTGGATTATCTGTTTATTTTTTGTCTGAATCGATTCTCTTATACTTTTAAACATCCCGTTAATTTTCTCGCCGATTACGATCATAGGCCCTCCACTAACTTATACGTATCCCTAGCGATAATTATTTTTTCATCGCGGGGAATTACAAATATCTTTATTTTTGACCCGGGTTTGTTTATTGCCGCTTCTTTGCCGTTGAATTTTTTGTTTTTGGTGGAATCAAGTTTTATTCCTAAATGTTCCAATTCAGCGCAAACCATTTTCCTGATAACGTCCGAATTTTCGCCGATGCCTCCGGTAAAACAAATTGCATCAAGCTTTTTAAACAGGAAATAGTAGGAACCCAGATATTCACGTAACCTGTAAACAAACATATCGATCGCTAATTTTGCTTTCTTGTTTCCGGAAAGCATTTCCTTTACATTGTCGAGCATTTCGTCCGATACGCCGGCAATGCCTAATAAGCCGCTTTCCCTGTTTAGCAGCGCATCAATGTCCTGGATTCTCCAGCCTTCTTTTAATAAATGGAATATTACTCCGGGGCTGATAGTTCCTGAGCGTGTCATCATCATTACGCCGTCAAGCGGAGTGAAACCCATTGAAGTATCAGCAGAAACGCCGTTTTTAACGGCGCATAAACTGGATCCCTGGCCCAGGTGCAATGAAATAATATTGGTTTTATTCAGCGGTTTTTTCAGCAGTATAGCTGCTCTTTCGGCAACATGTCTGTGTGAAATGCCGTGAAATCCGTATTTTCTCATTTTGAATTTTTGGTATACATTTTCTGAAATCGGATACCTGTAAGCGACTTCGTTTAAGGTTTGATGAAAGGCAGTGTCGAATACAGCAACCTGGGGTTTACCTGGAAGCAGCTGCTCAATTTCTTCTATGCCTTTAAGGTTGTATGGGTTATGCAAAGGGGCCAGCTCAAAATTATTCCGGATTTCTTTTTTTACTTCTTCATCAATAAGCGCCGATTTAAAATATTTTTCGCCGCCATGTATTATCCTATGCCCGACAGCGGCAATTTCGTCGGATGAATTAATAATTTTATGTTCGGTTGTTATGATGATCCTTATAATTGCATCTACGGCGGCTTTATGGTCCAGAATAGACTCTATAGCCATAAGTTCTTCGGTCATACCGCGGCATTTATAAGTAACCAGAGCCGTATCAAGCCCGACTTTTTCGATAACACCCCCGCAGAGTTTTTCCTCTCCGGGCATCTCAAAAACGTCAAAATCTATGGAATGGACGCGGGTGTTTAAAACAAGGATTTTCATTTATCAATAAACGGAGGCCGGATCCTTTGAAGCGTCTATCCGGATTGTTTTTTTAGTTTCAGTGAATGCTTCTTTTGAAGGCCCGGAGTTCTTTTTTTCGTAACTGCATTTAGGGCATTTCATCTGTTTAAGTTATTTATTGTTTGTTTAATGGTTTTAATTGTTTCCGGGTGTTCAAGAACAAGCACGTCTACCCCGGCTTGAAGATAACCGCTGGCACAGACAATTTCCCATCCGAGTGCTCTTTTATGAAGTTCACCCCAGGTTGGCTGTTCGTCAAGAGGTGTTTTTGCTTCTTTGGTTTTCCAGGTTTCTTCAGCTATCATGTTGATAATTGGTGTCGCCATATTTTTGTCTCCGGCAAGGCCTGCCAGCCGGCAGCGCTCCATAATTGAATAGCAGTATTCAAAACCGTAACCTAACCCGCCAGTTGTGTGATGCATTGCAATTCTATCAAGAGGCAAACCCATATCCGAAATTAAAATATTCAGTTGTTTTGCCAGATTAATATCAAGAGGAGATTCCGCGATAACGCTATGGCCTGCTGCAAGCGCTGCAGCGGTAATTGTTTTGTAGTTATCTTTTGTTGCCATCCCTAAAAGAATTTTTTCGCCTTTTGCGGCTTCTGCAATTGCGGGCAAAATTTCCTGGTCTTTCTCAGGATGGCCGCAACCGATTATAATAAGAGGAAGTTTTGTTGCGTTTAGAACCTTTTTAACTGTTTCCGCAGCGTAGGCAGCGTTACTATTATTTTTGTCCGGATGGCAGGATTCAAGGCGCAGGCAAATAAGGTCTGCTCCCCATTCCTCAGCTTTTTTTGACCATTTAACTACATCGTTTACAATATCTTTGAATTCTTCGGCTATTAAAGGCCATTCTTCCGGGATTGTATCCCAGACTTCAACCGCTATTACAGGTTTATTGGGTATTTCCCCGTCCGAGCATAAAAAAGGAAGAGCGCCTTCGCCTCCGATTTTTATTTCTTTTGAACGAGTCCCTCCGCCAATGATAAGCTCAGAAATTGTCGATACTGATTTTTCTAATAATCTTTCCATTTTATACCTTCTTAAGACCCCATGTTACGCGCTAAGAAGCGTATGGGGTATATTTCCTTAAATGAATTTATATAACGCACTTCAT
This genomic window contains:
- a CDS encoding pyridoxal phosphate-dependent aminotransferase family protein gives rise to the protein MASGCYPYFHKIETAQGPEVLINGEKKIICCSNNYLGITQHPKVIESAINAIKKYGTSCTGSRFLSGNTDLHEKVEKKFAKFIGKEAALLFTTGHHSNLGAISTLVTKGEYVITDKLDHASIIDGCRLSFGQMLRFRHNNMDDLERLLSKFRDTPKLIVVDGIFSMEGDICNLPEIVKLGKIYNARVMVDDAHSLGVLGKNGKGTAEHFNLEPEPDIIMVTASKSLASIGGFIVAREEVIHYIKHSARSLIFTASLPAAQVAAIDASLDIIQQEPERREKLWENTRKMLDGFKALGFNTKDSTTPIIPIHVGDNMKALQMWRLLYDEGVFCSPVISPAVPEGEAIIRTSYMAIHTDEHLDRVLNAFEKVGKHMGIISGTYKPRKATDKIPKEKLFKGFKGLKIGSKEISAGSKKWMKNLFWRFGK
- a CDS encoding NAD-dependent epimerase/dehydratase family protein — protein: MSRILITGANGFVGTNLAQKFVAGGHSVRCLIHKNLSEIKNIPVEIRYGNIADPASLTKAVKDIDFVFHCAGALRAKNIKTLYDINQTGTKNLIEAVHKYNPSIKRFVYVSSQAAMGPCINLEDPKDPNGLCGPVSDYGRSKMMGEREVLKFKDKIPVTILRPAAIYGPYDKDIFTFFQMASKGFFPILTGRKNCYVQLLFISDLIEICNLILTKNEFKSNIYFLAQKQHYSWHEIGKIIGEAIGKKVLIFTLPAWFIKFAAITSETAMRLIRNEASPFNRDKIKEFCQQYWLGDSSKTEQDFNFTFTSLANGAKITYNWYIQNKWLSRTKYQNQYL
- a CDS encoding dihydropteroate synthase codes for the protein MIVIGEKINGMFKSIRESIQTKNKQIIQDIVKKQLESGADVLDVNVGPASADQLNDMVWLINTIREVTKAPLAVDTTKADVMDKGLSLAGENCFLNSTTGEEEKLNIFLPMAKKHNSKIIALTIDKAGIPNHAEGRLEIAANIMAKAMEFEIDPSNLYIDAVILPVNVAQQHAPAVLETIKQTKLLCDPSPKTILGLSNVSQGTNVRQLIDRTFLVMAIASGLDAAIVNPLDKDLMDAMITAELLSGKNIYCDSFLQAYRRK
- a CDS encoding acetate kinase, producing MKILVLNTRVHSIDFDVFEMPGEEKLCGGVIEKVGLDTALVTYKCRGMTEELMAIESILDHKAAVDAIIRIIITTEHKIINSSDEIAAVGHRIIHGGEKYFKSALIDEEVKKEIRNNFELAPLHNPYNLKGIEEIEQLLPGKPQVAVFDTAFHQTLNEVAYRYPISENVYQKFKMRKYGFHGISHRHVAERAAILLKKPLNKTNIISLHLGQGSSLCAVKNGVSADTSMGFTPLDGVMMMTRSGTISPGVIFHLLKEGWRIQDIDALLNRESGLLGIAGVSDEMLDNVKEMLSGNKKAKLAIDMFVYRLREYLGSYYFLFKKLDAICFTGGIGENSDVIRKMVCAELEHLGIKLDSTKNKKFNGKEAAINKPGSKIKIFVIPRDEKIIIARDTYKLVEGL
- a CDS encoding acetyl-CoA decarbonylase/synthase complex subunit delta; its protein translation is MERLLEKSVSTISELIIGGGTRSKEIKIGGEGALPFLCSDGEIPNKPVIAVEVWDTIPEEWPLIAEEFKDIVNDVVKWSKKAEEWGADLICLRLESCHPDKNNSNAAYAAETVKKVLNATKLPLIIIGCGHPEKDQEILPAIAEAAKGEKILLGMATKDNYKTITAAALAAGHSVIAESPLDINLAKQLNILISDMGLPLDRIAMHHTTGGLGYGFEYCYSIMERCRLAGLAGDKNMATPIINMIAEETWKTKEAKTPLDEQPTWGELHKRALGWEIVCASGYLQAGVDVLVLEHPETIKTIKQTINNLNR